One Cervus canadensis isolate Bull #8, Minnesota chromosome 12, ASM1932006v1, whole genome shotgun sequence DNA window includes the following coding sequences:
- the OTUD6B gene encoding deubiquitinase OTUD6B isoform X1, with amino-acid sequence MEAVLTEELDEEEQLVRRHRKEKKELQAKIQSMKNAVPRNDKKRRKQLTEDVAKLEAEMEQKHREELDQLKLTSKESKIDSVAVNISNLVLENQPLRISKAQKRRDKKAALEKEREERIAEAEIENLTGARHVESEKLAQILAARQLEIKQIPSDGHCMYRAIEDQLKEQNGVLTVAALRSQTANYMQSHVEDFLPFLTNPNTGEMYTPEEFGKYCDDIVNTAAWGGQLELRALSHILRTPIEIIQADSPPIVVGEEYPEDPLILVYMRHAYGLGEHYSSVTRLVSAATGAAAGL; translated from the exons ATGGAGGCAGTCTTGACTGAGGAGCTTGATGAAGAGGAACAGCTGGTGAGACGGCATCGCAAAGAGAAGAAGGAGCTGCAAG CCAAAATACAGAGTATGAAGAATGCTGTTCCCAGGAATGACAAAAAGAGGAGGAAGCAACTTACAGAAGATGTTGCTAAGTTAGAAGCAGAAATGGAACAGAAACATAGAGAGGAGCTGGATCAGTTGAAGCTGACTTCTAAAGAGAGTAAA atTGATTCTGTTGCTGTTAATATTTCAAACTTGGTTCTTGAGAATCAGCCACTTCGGATATCAAAAGCACAAAAGAGACGG GACAAAAAGGCCGCGTTGGAAAAGGAGCGGGAAGAAAGGATAGCCGAAGCTGAAATTGAAAACTTAACCGGAGCTAGACATGTAGAAAGTGAAAAACTTGCTCAAATATTGGCAGCCAGACAGTTGGAAATTAAACAGATTCCATCTGATGGCCACTGTATGTATAGAGCCATTGAAGATCAGCTGAAAGAGCAGAACGGCGTTCTGACCGTGGCTGCCTTAAGAAGTCAAACTGCTAACTATATGCAGAGTCATGTGGAAGACTTTCTGCCATTTTTAACAAATCCTAATACCGGAGAAATGTATACTccag AAGAGTTTGGAAAGTACTGTGATGATATTGTAAACACAGCTGCATGGGGGGGTCAACTTGAG CTAAGAGCCCTGTCTCACATTTTACGAACACCGATAGAGATAATACAGGCAGATTCTCCTCCTATAGTAGTTGGTGAAGAATATCCAGAAGATCCATTAATACTTGT TTACATGAGACACGCGTACGGCTTGGGAGAACACTACAGCTCCGTCACGCGGCTGGTGAGCGCAGCCACTGGGGCTGCAGCTGGCCTGTGA
- the OTUD6B gene encoding deubiquitinase OTUD6B isoform X2: protein MAKIQSMKNAVPRNDKKRRKQLTEDVAKLEAEMEQKHREELDQLKLTSKESKIDSVAVNISNLVLENQPLRISKAQKRRDKKAALEKEREERIAEAEIENLTGARHVESEKLAQILAARQLEIKQIPSDGHCMYRAIEDQLKEQNGVLTVAALRSQTANYMQSHVEDFLPFLTNPNTGEMYTPEEFGKYCDDIVNTAAWGGQLELRALSHILRTPIEIIQADSPPIVVGEEYPEDPLILVYMRHAYGLGEHYSSVTRLVSAATGAAAGL, encoded by the exons ATGG CCAAAATACAGAGTATGAAGAATGCTGTTCCCAGGAATGACAAAAAGAGGAGGAAGCAACTTACAGAAGATGTTGCTAAGTTAGAAGCAGAAATGGAACAGAAACATAGAGAGGAGCTGGATCAGTTGAAGCTGACTTCTAAAGAGAGTAAA atTGATTCTGTTGCTGTTAATATTTCAAACTTGGTTCTTGAGAATCAGCCACTTCGGATATCAAAAGCACAAAAGAGACGG GACAAAAAGGCCGCGTTGGAAAAGGAGCGGGAAGAAAGGATAGCCGAAGCTGAAATTGAAAACTTAACCGGAGCTAGACATGTAGAAAGTGAAAAACTTGCTCAAATATTGGCAGCCAGACAGTTGGAAATTAAACAGATTCCATCTGATGGCCACTGTATGTATAGAGCCATTGAAGATCAGCTGAAAGAGCAGAACGGCGTTCTGACCGTGGCTGCCTTAAGAAGTCAAACTGCTAACTATATGCAGAGTCATGTGGAAGACTTTCTGCCATTTTTAACAAATCCTAATACCGGAGAAATGTATACTccag AAGAGTTTGGAAAGTACTGTGATGATATTGTAAACACAGCTGCATGGGGGGGTCAACTTGAG CTAAGAGCCCTGTCTCACATTTTACGAACACCGATAGAGATAATACAGGCAGATTCTCCTCCTATAGTAGTTGGTGAAGAATATCCAGAAGATCCATTAATACTTGT TTACATGAGACACGCGTACGGCTTGGGAGAACACTACAGCTCCGTCACGCGGCTGGTGAGCGCAGCCACTGGGGCTGCAGCTGGCCTGTGA